One genomic region from Cellulomonas fengjieae encodes:
- a CDS encoding GNAT family N-acetyltransferase, translating to MSGAVVRVASGTQVADAGALTARAYLADRLVDGSHPYVDELRDAQRRAREVTLLVALLPRAPSDDASGSSDAVGADGPVVVGTVTLAPYGTSYAQIAEPGELEIRMLAVTPEARRRGIAELLMTTALREAVAGGARRVVLSTTDAMHAAHSLYERLGFVAVPQRDWGHVEVHLRVHAWTPPDAPGALVESATWPPARVVDVDGWRVGLSGGLTRRANSALPLGVPQDLPVTLTRVEQLYAGEGQPSIVRVCRASPPGLDDVLAARDYAVMSRTDVLVRPLDGLGPGGGALRTAEGPVRVGVADRPDDEWLAAWSGSKARLHATGAAAQADDESLRLAREVLGGAPALYLTATDATGLVGVVRAAFAQDWVGLSCLVVAPRARRHGLGRALTLRALDEAVQRGADRAFLQVEAENTAAGALYASLGFQPAERYVYRERG from the coding sequence GGCTCGTCGACGGCTCCCACCCCTACGTCGACGAGCTGCGGGACGCGCAGCGGCGGGCTCGGGAGGTGACGCTGCTGGTCGCCCTGCTGCCGCGCGCCCCCTCCGACGACGCGAGCGGCTCGTCGGACGCGGTGGGCGCCGACGGTCCCGTCGTCGTCGGCACCGTCACGCTGGCGCCGTACGGGACGTCGTACGCCCAGATCGCCGAGCCGGGCGAGCTGGAGATCCGGATGCTCGCGGTCACGCCCGAGGCGCGTCGCCGGGGCATCGCGGAGCTGCTGATGACGACGGCCCTGCGGGAGGCCGTCGCGGGCGGTGCGCGCCGGGTGGTGCTGTCCACCACCGACGCGATGCACGCGGCGCACAGCCTCTACGAGCGGCTCGGTTTCGTCGCGGTGCCGCAGCGGGACTGGGGTCACGTCGAGGTCCACCTGCGCGTCCACGCGTGGACGCCCCCGGACGCGCCGGGCGCGCTGGTCGAGTCCGCGACGTGGCCGCCGGCACGGGTGGTGGACGTCGACGGCTGGCGGGTGGGGCTGTCGGGGGGCCTGACCCGCCGCGCCAACAGCGCGCTGCCGCTCGGGGTGCCGCAGGACCTTCCCGTGACGCTCACCCGGGTCGAGCAGCTGTACGCCGGCGAGGGGCAGCCGTCCATCGTCCGGGTGTGCCGGGCGTCGCCGCCCGGTCTGGACGACGTGCTGGCCGCGCGCGACTACGCGGTGATGTCGCGGACCGACGTCCTGGTGCGACCGCTCGACGGTCTCGGGCCCGGCGGCGGCGCCCTGCGCACGGCGGAGGGTCCGGTGCGCGTCGGGGTGGCCGACCGGCCCGATGACGAGTGGCTCGCCGCGTGGTCGGGCTCCAAGGCGCGGCTGCACGCCACCGGGGCCGCGGCGCAGGCCGACGACGAGAGCCTGCGGCTGGCGCGCGAGGTGCTCGGCGGGGCACCCGCGCTCTACCTCACCGCGACGGACGCCACCGGGCTCGTCGGGGTGGTGCGGGCCGCGTTCGCGCAGGACTGGGTCGGGCTGTCGTGCCTCGTCGTCGCGCCTCGGGCGCGCCGCCACGGCCTCGGGCGGGCGCTGACCCTGCGCGCGCTCGACGAGGCCGTCCAGCGGGGTGCGGACCGCGCGTTCCTCCAGGTCGAGGCCGAGAACACGGCTGCCGGTGCGCTGTACGCGTCGCTCGGCTTCCAGCCGGCCGAGCGGTACGTCTACCGGGAGCGGGGCTAG
- a CDS encoding ROK family protein: MDELLKFAPRPTGAGDMFQLLRDGQPRTRSDLATLTGQARSTIAARVDLLLSSGFVAPAGEASSTGGRPPATFAFNPAARVVLAVDLGATHSRLALTDLVGTVLAEHHEPIAIAEGPGPVLDRVLELGLELLSTAGRPLSDLVSVGVGLPGPVEHSTGRPINPPIMPGWDDADVPGLLSRKLRVPVLVDNDVNLMALGEHTSQWPEVDHLLFVKVATGIGAGIISDGRIRRGAQGAAGDLGHIAVPGGVDRPCRCGNTGCLEAVASGPAIASVLPDATTSADVVALVRAGDLDASREVRAAGRHIGEVLAACVSMLNPSVIVIGGVVADAGEHLLAGIREVVYRRSLPLATQHLRIVASRTTGRAGVLGASAMASEHVLSAAAIDALIS; encoded by the coding sequence ATGGACGAGCTCCTCAAGTTCGCTCCCCGGCCGACGGGCGCCGGGGACATGTTCCAGCTCCTCCGTGACGGGCAGCCCCGGACCCGCTCCGACCTGGCGACACTCACCGGGCAAGCGCGTTCCACGATCGCGGCCCGCGTCGACCTCCTGCTCTCCTCGGGCTTCGTCGCGCCGGCCGGCGAGGCCAGCTCGACCGGCGGCCGGCCACCCGCCACCTTCGCGTTCAACCCGGCCGCTCGCGTGGTCCTCGCGGTCGACCTCGGCGCCACGCACTCGCGCCTGGCGCTCACCGACCTGGTCGGCACGGTGCTCGCCGAGCACCACGAGCCCATCGCGATCGCCGAGGGACCCGGACCGGTGCTGGACCGCGTGCTCGAGCTCGGGCTCGAGCTCCTCAGCACCGCGGGCCGCCCGCTCAGCGACCTGGTGAGCGTCGGCGTGGGCCTGCCCGGGCCGGTCGAGCACTCCACCGGGCGGCCGATCAACCCGCCGATCATGCCGGGCTGGGACGACGCCGACGTCCCGGGGCTGCTGTCGCGCAAGCTGCGCGTGCCGGTGCTGGTCGACAACGACGTCAACCTGATGGCCCTCGGTGAGCACACGTCGCAGTGGCCGGAGGTCGACCACCTGCTGTTCGTCAAGGTGGCGACGGGCATCGGCGCCGGGATCATCTCCGACGGCAGGATCCGCCGCGGCGCCCAGGGCGCGGCGGGCGACCTCGGCCACATCGCCGTCCCGGGCGGCGTGGACCGGCCGTGCCGCTGCGGCAACACGGGCTGCCTCGAGGCGGTCGCCAGCGGCCCGGCCATCGCGAGCGTGCTGCCGGACGCCACCACGAGCGCCGACGTGGTGGCGCTCGTGCGGGCCGGCGACCTCGACGCCAGCCGTGAGGTGCGCGCCGCCGGCCGGCACATCGGCGAGGTGCTGGCCGCCTGCGTCAGCATGCTCAACCCCTCGGTCATCGTCATCGGCGGGGTCGTCGCCGATGCCGGCGAGCACCTCCTCGCGGGCATCCGGGAGGTCGTCTACCGCCGTTCCCTGCCGCTGGCCACCCAGCACCTGCGCATCGTCGCCTCCCGCACCACGGGGCGCGCCGGCGTGCTCGGAGCGAGCGCCATGGCCTCCGAGCACGTCCTGTCCGCCGCCGCGATCGATGCCCTGATCAGCTGA
- a CDS encoding sugar ABC transporter ATP-binding protein produces the protein MVNEDPPLLQMRGIIKQFPGARALDGVDLDVRAGEVHCLLGQNGAGKSTLIKILAGAHQPTEGQILLDDRPVTLTHPVAGLALGIATMYQELDVVDGLSVAENVYLGHELASAGFSRRRAATARTREILTRLGHGDLSPHREVGRLSAAGKQIVSMARALSHDARVIVMDEPSAVLDVEEVRNLFRVVRELTASGVAVVYISHRLDEIRQIGDRITVLKDGRTVATGLPASTPTAELIRLMTGRTVEYAIPPRPALPPDAPTVLRLDGLTLRGAFHDVSFDVRAGEVVGLAGLVGSGRTEILETVFGARRATGGAVHVDERRLRAGSVSDAVAAGIGLCPEERKSQGLLLDEPVYRNITLSTFARTATASFLDEGAERRVAREQIDALDVRPSDPDRSARTLSGGNQQKVLLARWLVHGCRVLLLDEPTRGVDVGARAEIYGLIADLAAQGVAVVVVSSDIPEVIGLADRVLVVSEGRVVHDGPASGIDEHRVLDLVMEGSAA, from the coding sequence ATGGTCAACGAGGACCCGCCCCTGCTCCAGATGCGCGGAATCATCAAGCAGTTCCCGGGTGCCCGGGCGCTGGACGGCGTCGACCTGGACGTCCGCGCCGGCGAGGTGCACTGTCTGCTCGGCCAGAACGGCGCGGGCAAGTCGACGCTGATCAAGATCCTCGCGGGCGCCCACCAGCCGACCGAGGGCCAGATCCTCCTCGACGACCGGCCGGTCACGCTCACCCACCCGGTCGCGGGCCTGGCGCTCGGCATCGCGACGATGTACCAGGAGCTCGACGTCGTCGACGGCCTGTCCGTGGCCGAGAACGTCTACCTGGGCCACGAGCTGGCCAGCGCGGGCTTCTCCCGGCGTCGGGCCGCCACTGCCCGGACCCGGGAGATCCTCACGCGGCTGGGTCACGGCGACCTGTCCCCGCACCGCGAGGTGGGCAGGCTGTCCGCCGCCGGCAAGCAGATCGTCAGCATGGCGCGCGCCCTGTCGCACGACGCCCGGGTGATCGTCATGGACGAGCCGTCCGCCGTCCTCGACGTCGAGGAGGTCCGCAACCTCTTCCGCGTGGTCCGCGAGCTCACGGCGTCGGGCGTCGCCGTCGTCTACATCTCCCACCGTCTCGACGAGATCCGGCAGATCGGCGACCGGATCACGGTGCTCAAGGACGGCCGCACGGTCGCGACCGGTCTGCCCGCGAGCACCCCGACGGCGGAGCTCATCCGGCTCATGACCGGCCGCACCGTCGAGTACGCGATCCCGCCGCGCCCCGCGCTCCCGCCGGACGCCCCGACCGTGCTCCGGCTCGACGGGCTCACGCTGCGCGGGGCGTTCCACGACGTCTCGTTCGACGTCCGCGCCGGGGAGGTGGTCGGCCTCGCCGGTCTCGTCGGCTCGGGCCGCACCGAGATCCTCGAGACGGTGTTCGGGGCGCGCCGGGCCACCGGCGGTGCCGTGCACGTGGACGAGCGTCGGCTGCGGGCCGGCTCGGTGAGCGACGCGGTCGCGGCCGGGATCGGGCTGTGCCCCGAGGAGCGCAAGAGCCAGGGCCTCCTCCTCGACGAGCCCGTGTACCGCAACATCACGCTGTCGACGTTCGCGCGGACGGCGACCGCGTCGTTCCTGGACGAGGGCGCCGAGCGCCGGGTGGCGCGCGAGCAGATCGACGCGCTCGACGTCCGGCCGTCCGACCCCGACCGCAGCGCCCGCACGCTGTCCGGCGGCAACCAGCAGAAGGTCCTGCTCGCGCGCTGGCTCGTGCACGGCTGCCGCGTGCTCCTGCTCGACGAGCCGACCCGCGGCGTCGACGTCGGCGCGCGCGCCGAGATCTACGGCCTCATCGCCGACCTCGCCGCGCAGGGCGTCGCCGTCGTGGTGGTCTCCAGCGACATCCCGGAGGTGATCGGGCTCGCCGACCGCGTCCTGGTCGTCTCCGAGGGGCGGGTGGTCCACGACGGACCGGCGTCCGGCATCGACGAGCACCGCGTGCTCGACCTCGTGATGGAAGGAAGTGCCGCGTGA
- a CDS encoding ABC transporter permease — MSEQDVTVPAADESARVEQVAQADEKRRTGGLLKGAAGRNLGLVIALVALCVFGVATAGERFASLDNVLTILRLASVIGVLSIGMTFVITGGGIDLSVGSVVGLASVWATTVATQTMAEDVHWMVMVLCALGVGLGAGVINGVLIAYGKVVAFIATLAMLVAARGLAEIIADRQTQIVRVDGFLDVVRSSPLGLPMLVWIFALVAVAGWLLLNRTTFGRRTIAVGGNPEAARLAGIKVKRHTMYLYALAGLTAGIGGVMMLGRTTAGSSTNGQLYELDAIAAVVVGGTLLIGGRGTIVGTVLGVLIFSTLTNVFTQNNLSISAQAIAKGVIIVVAVLLQQRIAERSRAGT, encoded by the coding sequence GTGAGCGAGCAGGACGTGACGGTCCCGGCCGCCGACGAGTCCGCCCGGGTCGAGCAGGTCGCCCAGGCCGACGAGAAGCGCCGGACGGGCGGACTCCTCAAGGGAGCGGCCGGCCGCAACCTCGGCCTGGTCATCGCGCTGGTGGCGCTGTGCGTCTTCGGCGTGGCCACGGCCGGGGAGCGGTTCGCCAGCCTCGACAACGTGCTCACCATCCTGCGGCTGGCGTCCGTGATCGGCGTGCTGAGCATCGGCATGACGTTCGTGATCACCGGCGGCGGCATCGACCTGTCCGTCGGCTCGGTCGTCGGCCTCGCGTCGGTGTGGGCCACCACCGTCGCCACCCAGACCATGGCCGAGGACGTCCACTGGATGGTCATGGTGCTGTGCGCGCTCGGCGTCGGGCTCGGCGCGGGCGTGATCAACGGCGTGCTCATCGCCTACGGGAAGGTCGTGGCGTTCATCGCGACGCTCGCCATGCTGGTCGCTGCCCGTGGCCTGGCGGAGATCATCGCCGACCGGCAGACGCAGATCGTCCGGGTGGACGGCTTCCTCGACGTGGTCCGCTCGTCCCCGCTCGGCCTGCCGATGCTGGTGTGGATCTTCGCCCTGGTGGCCGTCGCGGGCTGGCTCCTGCTCAACCGGACGACGTTCGGCCGGCGGACCATCGCCGTCGGCGGCAACCCCGAGGCAGCCCGGCTGGCGGGCATCAAGGTCAAGCGCCACACCATGTACCTGTACGCGCTGGCGGGGCTCACGGCCGGCATCGGCGGCGTGATGATGCTCGGCCGCACGACGGCCGGCAGCTCCACCAACGGCCAGCTCTACGAGCTCGACGCCATCGCCGCCGTGGTCGTCGGCGGAACCCTGCTGATCGGCGGCCGCGGCACCATCGTCGGCACCGTCCTGGGCGTCCTGATCTTCTCGACGCTCACCAACGTGTTCACGCAGAACAACCTGTCGATCTCGGCACAGGCCATCGCCAAGGGCGTGATCATCGTCGTCGCCGTGCTGCTCCAGCAGCGCATCGCCGAGCGCTCCCGTGCCGGAACCTGA
- a CDS encoding substrate-binding domain-containing protein: MSGPALSRPRRGWIAAAGTAAALALVVGCTSNTPEEEEAPQAAPAAATGNDESGEKVVIGFSAPAADHGWMGSITKSAVAEAGKYDDVELVQAEATNDVNLQISQVEQFINDGVDAIVLLPFDGAALTEVAIEAMQAGIVVVNVDREFEDPDAARTTVLGDNYGMGVSAGAYICGEVGGNPDAKVAEIAGIDSLPLTQDRSQGFEDALAACGLSVSNRVAADFTVQGGESAAANLLQAAPELDAIWNHDDDQGVGVLAAIENAGRDEFIMVGGAGSKNVMEAIQADDSVLKATVVYPSTQAADGIKLARLLVQGKSMSDLVEVEVPRTVQLYAPVVTKENVDQYLPTAFES, encoded by the coding sequence ATGTCCGGACCCGCCCTCTCCCGGCCCCGTCGAGGCTGGATCGCCGCCGCCGGCACCGCCGCCGCGCTCGCGCTCGTCGTCGGCTGCACGTCCAACACCCCCGAGGAGGAGGAGGCCCCGCAGGCCGCCCCCGCGGCCGCCACGGGCAACGACGAGTCCGGCGAGAAGGTCGTCATCGGCTTCTCCGCCCCGGCGGCCGACCACGGCTGGATGGGTTCGATCACCAAGTCCGCCGTCGCCGAGGCCGGGAAGTACGACGACGTCGAGCTGGTGCAGGCCGAGGCGACCAACGACGTCAACCTGCAGATCAGCCAGGTCGAGCAGTTCATCAACGACGGCGTCGACGCCATCGTGCTGCTGCCGTTCGACGGCGCGGCGCTCACGGAGGTGGCGATCGAGGCCATGCAGGCGGGGATCGTCGTCGTCAACGTCGACCGCGAGTTCGAGGACCCCGACGCCGCGCGGACCACCGTGCTCGGCGACAACTACGGCATGGGCGTGAGCGCGGGCGCGTACATCTGCGGCGAGGTGGGCGGCAACCCGGACGCCAAGGTGGCGGAGATCGCCGGCATCGACTCGCTGCCGCTGACCCAGGACCGCAGCCAGGGGTTCGAGGACGCGCTCGCGGCCTGCGGCCTGTCGGTGAGCAACCGCGTGGCGGCCGACTTCACGGTCCAGGGCGGCGAGTCCGCCGCGGCCAACCTGCTGCAGGCGGCGCCCGAGCTCGACGCCATCTGGAACCACGACGACGACCAGGGCGTGGGCGTGCTGGCCGCGATCGAGAACGCGGGCCGCGACGAGTTCATCATGGTCGGGGGTGCCGGCTCGAAGAACGTCATGGAGGCCATCCAGGCGGACGACTCCGTGCTCAAGGCGACCGTCGTCTACCCGTCCACCCAGGCGGCCGACGGCATCAAGCTGGCCCGGCTGCTGGTGCAGGGCAAGTCGATGAGCGACCTGGTCGAGGTCGAGGTGCCGCGCACGGTCCAGCTGTACGCGCCCGTGGTGACCAAGGAGAACGTCGACCAGTACCTGCCGACCGCCTTCGAGTCCTGA
- a CDS encoding Gfo/Idh/MocA family protein, whose protein sequence is MVGYAFMGAAHSQAWRNAPRFFDLPMRPDMAAVAGRDAAAVQAAAVRLGWSSTETDWKALVSRDDIDLVDICTPGDTHAEIAITALEAGKHVLCEKPLANSVEEAEAMVRAAQAADGLAMVGFTYRRVPAIQLARTLVADGRIGTVRHVRAQYLQDWIADPQAPLSWRLDKQKAGSGALGDIGAHIVDLAQFVTGEAVTGVSAILETFVRERPVASEHSGLRGTAGAQTGPVTVDDAAIFLGRMSGGGLATFEATRFAWGRKNAIRLEINGSAGSLAFDFEDMNVLHFFDATQPAVEAGFRRIVVTEPEHPYIAAWWPAGHGLGYEHAFTHQAVDLVTAIAEHRQPVPSFADGLVVQRVLAAVEQSAADDSRWTPVQKES, encoded by the coding sequence ATGGTCGGGTACGCGTTCATGGGGGCCGCGCACTCGCAGGCCTGGCGCAACGCGCCCCGGTTCTTCGACCTGCCGATGCGGCCCGACATGGCCGCCGTCGCGGGGCGGGACGCGGCCGCCGTGCAGGCCGCGGCCGTCAGGCTGGGCTGGTCGAGCACCGAGACCGACTGGAAGGCGCTGGTCAGCCGCGACGACATCGACCTGGTCGACATCTGCACGCCGGGAGACACGCACGCCGAGATCGCGATCACCGCGCTGGAGGCCGGCAAGCACGTGCTGTGCGAGAAGCCCCTGGCCAACTCGGTCGAGGAGGCCGAGGCGATGGTCCGGGCGGCGCAGGCCGCCGACGGGCTCGCGATGGTGGGGTTCACGTACCGGCGGGTCCCCGCGATCCAGCTGGCCCGCACGCTCGTCGCCGACGGCCGGATCGGCACCGTCCGGCACGTGCGCGCGCAGTACCTGCAGGACTGGATCGCGGACCCGCAGGCGCCGTTGTCGTGGCGGCTGGACAAGCAGAAGGCCGGTTCGGGGGCCCTCGGCGACATCGGTGCGCACATCGTCGACCTCGCCCAGTTCGTGACGGGGGAGGCGGTGACCGGGGTCTCGGCGATCCTGGAGACGTTCGTGCGGGAGCGACCGGTCGCCTCCGAGCACTCGGGGCTGCGCGGCACCGCGGGCGCGCAGACCGGTCCGGTGACCGTGGACGACGCCGCGATCTTCCTCGGCCGGATGTCCGGCGGCGGGCTCGCCACGTTCGAGGCGACCCGGTTCGCGTGGGGGCGCAAGAACGCGATCCGCCTGGAGATCAACGGCTCCGCGGGCTCGCTCGCGTTCGACTTCGAGGACATGAACGTCCTGCACTTCTTCGACGCGACGCAGCCGGCGGTCGAGGCGGGGTTCCGCCGGATCGTCGTGACCGAGCCGGAGCACCCCTACATCGCGGCGTGGTGGCCGGCGGGGCACGGGCTCGGCTACGAGCACGCGTTCACGCACCAGGCGGTGGACCTCGTCACCGCGATCGCCGAGCACCGCCAGCCGGTGCCGAGCTTCGCCGACGGGCTCGTGGTGCAGCGCGTGCTCGCCGCGGTCGAGCAGTCGGCGGCCGACGACAGCAGGTGGACCCCCGTGCAGAAGGAGAGCTGA
- a CDS encoding sugar phosphate isomerase/epimerase family protein has translation MARPITLFTGQWADLPLEEVARLAAGWGYDGLEIACWGDHLDPWRWDDDEYVAGKRALLDEYGLEVYAISNHLKGQAVCDDPIDQRHRDILPDVVWGDGDPEGVRQRAAEEMKHTARMAAKLGVQTVVGFTGSSIWKYVAMFPPVSQAAVDAGYQDFARRWNPILDVFDEVGVRFAHEVHPSEIAYDYWTTVRTLEAIGHREAFGLNWDPSHFIWQQLDPVDFILEFADRIYHVDCKDVKLRLGNGRNGRLGSHLAWADLRRGWDFVSTGRGDVPWEASFRALSSIGYDGPISVEWEDAGMDRLLGAPEALEFVRRNAFDPPTAAFDAAFSTR, from the coding sequence ATGGCGCGACCGATCACCCTGTTCACCGGCCAGTGGGCCGACCTGCCCCTCGAAGAGGTCGCGCGCCTGGCCGCCGGCTGGGGCTACGACGGCCTCGAGATCGCGTGCTGGGGCGACCACCTGGACCCGTGGCGCTGGGACGACGACGAGTACGTCGCCGGCAAGCGGGCGCTGCTCGACGAGTACGGGCTCGAGGTCTACGCGATCTCCAACCACCTCAAGGGACAGGCGGTCTGCGACGACCCCATCGACCAGCGGCACCGCGACATCCTGCCCGACGTCGTCTGGGGCGACGGCGACCCGGAGGGCGTCCGGCAGCGCGCCGCCGAGGAGATGAAGCACACCGCGCGGATGGCCGCCAAGCTCGGCGTGCAGACGGTCGTGGGCTTCACCGGCTCGAGCATCTGGAAGTACGTCGCCATGTTCCCGCCCGTCTCGCAGGCGGCCGTCGACGCGGGCTACCAGGACTTCGCGAGGCGGTGGAACCCGATCCTCGACGTGTTCGACGAGGTCGGGGTGCGGTTCGCGCACGAGGTGCACCCGAGCGAGATCGCGTACGACTACTGGACGACCGTGCGGACCCTCGAGGCGATCGGGCACCGGGAGGCGTTCGGGCTGAACTGGGACCCCAGCCACTTCATCTGGCAGCAGCTGGACCCGGTCGACTTCATCCTCGAGTTCGCCGACCGGATCTACCACGTGGACTGCAAGGACGTGAAGCTGCGGCTCGGCAACGGGCGCAACGGCCGGCTCGGCTCGCACCTGGCGTGGGCGGACCTGCGACGCGGGTGGGACTTCGTGTCCACGGGCCGGGGTGACGTGCCCTGGGAGGCGTCGTTCCGGGCGCTCAGCTCCATCGGCTACGACGGGCCCATCTCCGTGGAGTGGGAGGACGCGGGGATGGACCGGCTGCTGGGGGCGCCCGAGGCGCTGGAGTTCGTGCGGCGCAACGCCTTCGACCCGCCCACGGCGGCGTTCGACGCGGCGTTCAGCACGCGCTGA
- a CDS encoding pilus assembly protein CpaE, which translates to MISLARAQELQAAGLRWQPAPGDRFALRTLEDQVFTISDMVVEPHDYPTGTVLGFNGTTEWALDSVAQEDAVWLPREDQLRDLLGGTFRSLARSTDGQYAVLIEYAGRPERLFTADAPEDAYAQALLALVTAAVGRV; encoded by the coding sequence ATGATCTCGCTCGCGCGTGCTCAGGAGCTGCAGGCCGCCGGTCTGCGCTGGCAGCCGGCGCCCGGAGACCGGTTCGCGCTCCGGACGCTCGAGGACCAGGTGTTCACCATCTCGGACATGGTGGTGGAGCCGCACGACTACCCGACCGGCACGGTGCTGGGCTTCAACGGCACCACCGAGTGGGCCCTGGACTCGGTCGCGCAGGAGGACGCCGTCTGGCTCCCGCGCGAGGACCAGCTGCGCGACCTGCTCGGCGGCACGTTCCGCAGCCTGGCGCGTTCGACGGACGGGCAGTACGCGGTGCTCATCGAGTACGCGGGCCGACCCGAGCGGCTGTTCACGGCCGACGCCCCCGAGGACGCGTACGCGCAGGCGCTCCTGGCCCTGGTCACGGCGGCGGTCGGCCGCGTGTAA
- a CDS encoding OmpA family protein — MSAGAIAVAMALLLPFAYVDREDAPEPSAERIERSVNAYSTEGSVTGVEAPASTGGGTTLTIGSDVLFAYASSELDQTAQAALGAQLDQIPAGAQVTVEGHTDSRGGDAVNVPLSTARAEAVAGVLRASRTDLVLQVVGKASSEPAVPETDEPAMAKNRRVELSWAS, encoded by the coding sequence GTGAGCGCGGGGGCGATCGCCGTCGCGATGGCGCTGCTGCTCCCGTTCGCGTACGTGGACCGGGAGGACGCTCCCGAGCCGTCGGCCGAGCGGATCGAGCGCTCCGTCAACGCGTACTCGACCGAGGGCAGCGTGACGGGCGTCGAGGCGCCCGCGTCCACCGGCGGCGGGACGACGCTGACCATCGGGTCCGACGTGCTGTTCGCCTACGCGAGCAGCGAGCTGGACCAGACCGCGCAGGCCGCGCTCGGCGCGCAGCTGGACCAGATCCCGGCCGGCGCCCAGGTGACGGTCGAGGGGCACACCGACTCCCGCGGCGGCGACGCCGTGAACGTCCCGCTGTCCACCGCCCGCGCGGAGGCGGTGGCGGGCGTGCTGCGCGCCTCGCGCACCGACCTGGTGCTCCAGGTCGTCGGCAAGGCGTCGAGCGAGCCGGCCGTGCCCGAGACGGACGAGCCGGCCATGGCCAAGAACCGGCGGGTCGAGCTCAGCTGGGCGAGCTAG
- a CDS encoding PH domain-containing protein: MGTVEQTLAGHRTLRKYVLPGERVVLTRRSHWAKLLEPSLTTLAGFALVAWLVDVAATAVGDRSDWLWWLWFVLLARLVWRVLDWRNEWFVATDKRMLMMYGLVTHKVSMMPLVKVTDMRFSRSIAGRILGYGEFLLESAGQDQALGRIAWVADPDATYRDLCAIIFTPAQPPHGRPPSVAVRRPAPEQTVPGRTPWPPVHEHRPGDTEPIRVVAAPAGDDEPGWTVSSDRGTFVPVHDPDGRAED, from the coding sequence ATGGGCACGGTCGAGCAGACGCTCGCGGGGCACCGGACGCTGCGCAAGTACGTCCTACCCGGCGAGCGCGTCGTCCTGACGCGCCGGTCGCACTGGGCCAAGCTCCTCGAACCCAGCCTGACCACGCTGGCCGGCTTCGCGCTCGTGGCGTGGCTGGTGGACGTGGCCGCGACCGCCGTCGGCGACCGCTCCGACTGGCTGTGGTGGTTGTGGTTCGTCCTGCTCGCGCGGCTCGTCTGGCGCGTGCTCGACTGGCGCAACGAGTGGTTCGTCGCCACCGACAAGCGGATGCTGATGATGTACGGCCTCGTCACGCACAAGGTCTCGATGATGCCGTTGGTCAAGGTCACCGACATGCGGTTCTCGCGGTCGATCGCCGGTCGGATCCTCGGCTACGGGGAGTTCCTGCTGGAGTCCGCCGGACAGGACCAGGCGCTGGGCCGCATCGCCTGGGTGGCGGACCCGGACGCGACCTACCGCGACCTGTGCGCGATCATCTTCACGCCCGCCCAGCCGCCCCACGGACGGCCACCGTCGGTCGCCGTGCGCCGGCCGGCACCCGAGCAGACGGTCCCGGGCAGGACGCCGTGGCCCCCGGTCCACGAGCACCGCCCGGGCGACACCGAGCCGATCCGCGTCGTGGCCGCACCCGCGGGCGACGACGAACCCGGCTGGACGGTCTCGAGCGACCGAGGCACCTTCGTCCCCGTGCACGACCCCGACGGCCGCGCTGAGGACTGA
- a CDS encoding response regulator transcription factor, with protein MRRPRGRSVAGYRQVGVSLVARAMGCVSVWLVEQDLRGRVEVTRWDGSGDVMARGWAVDGPLVAVLAGLPVLRPRVDADGAIVLTVRSPAVGLVGWRLVGEDPFDQADLVAATRMVSLLADPEMRAPDGPGAACAARVLTARESEILSLVGEGLTARAVARRLGISVRTVHKHLEQAYRKLDCHDRLSAVLLARGSGLLVPAG; from the coding sequence GTGAGGAGACCGAGGGGGCGCAGCGTGGCGGGGTACCGGCAGGTCGGGGTCAGCCTGGTGGCGCGGGCGATGGGCTGCGTCTCGGTCTGGTTGGTCGAGCAGGACCTGCGGGGGCGGGTCGAGGTCACCCGGTGGGACGGGTCGGGCGACGTCATGGCGCGCGGGTGGGCGGTGGACGGCCCGCTCGTCGCCGTGCTGGCGGGCCTGCCGGTGCTGCGGCCGCGCGTCGACGCGGACGGCGCGATCGTGCTCACGGTGCGCTCGCCCGCCGTCGGGCTCGTCGGGTGGCGTCTGGTGGGCGAGGACCCGTTCGACCAGGCCGACCTCGTCGCCGCCACCCGGATGGTGTCGTTGCTGGCGGACCCCGAGATGCGGGCGCCCGACGGGCCCGGGGCGGCGTGCGCGGCCAGGGTGCTCACGGCGCGCGAGTCGGAGATCCTGTCCCTGGTCGGCGAGGGCCTGACGGCCCGGGCGGTCGCGCGCCGGCTGGGCATCAGCGTGCGCACCGTGCACAAGCACCTGGAGCAGGCCTACCGCAAGCTCGACTGCCACGACCGGCTCAGCGCGGTGCTGCTCGCGCGGGGCTCCGGTCTGCTGGTTCCCGCGGGCTGA